The following DNA comes from Janthinobacterium sp. TB1-E2.
CAAGGAAATTCCACTCGACGTGCCGCCGCAGGTGTGCATCACGCGCGACAATACGCAATTGCAGGTCGATGGTATTCTGTATTTCCAGATAACCGATGCCATGCGTGCTTCGTATGGTTCGTCGAATTATATTGCCGCCATTACGCAATTGGCGCAAACGACCTTGCGCTCGGTAATCGGTAAAATGGAGCTCGACAAGACATTTGAAGAACGCGACCATATCAATACGGCCATCGTGAATGCCATCGATGAATCGGCGGCGAATTGGGGCGTCAAGGTATTGCGTTATGAAATCAAGGATTTGACGCCGCCCAAGGAAATCCTGCATGCGATGCAGGCGCAGATTACGGCCGAGCGCGAAAAGCGCGCGCTGATTGCTGCTTCGGAAGGGCGCAAGCAGGAGCAGATCAATATCGCCAGCGGAGAGCGCGAAGCGGCCATCGCCCGTTCCGAAGGCGAAAAGCAGGCATCGATCAACCGCGCTGAAGGCCAGGCCACGGCCATCGTCGCGCTGGCGCAGGCCAGCGCCGAGGCGCTGCGCCAGGTGGGGGCCGCCATCCGCGAGCCGGGCGGCGAAGATGCCGTCAACCTGAAAGTAGCCGAGCAGTATGTGGGCGCCTTCGCGCAATTGGCGAAAACGAATAACTCGATTATCGTGCCAGCCAATCTCGGTGATATGAGCGGTTTGATCGCCACGGCGATGCAGGTGGTGAAAACGCAGAAGCCGAAAGGCGGCGTGGCTATTCCCTGATTGCCTGGCGAATAGCAAACTGGTAGCAAGTTTGCCGTCAAAACTGCCCGCCATATGGCGGGCAGTTTTCATTTGCGCTACCGGAATATGTGGTGGCAGCAGGGATCGAGTATCTGCGCTTGAACCAGTAACGTTGAAAATATTTTCTTTATGCTATGCTGTGCGCACTTTCGGGATTA
Coding sequences within:
- a CDS encoding SPFH domain-containing protein, producing MEVSIGSVSLILLLLALVFVFKTVNVVPQQHAWVVERLGKFHAVLGPGLNIVVPFVDRIAYKHVLKEIPLDVPPQVCITRDNTQLQVDGILYFQITDAMRASYGSSNYIAAITQLAQTTLRSVIGKMELDKTFEERDHINTAIVNAIDESAANWGVKVLRYEIKDLTPPKEILHAMQAQITAEREKRALIAASEGRKQEQINIASGEREAAIARSEGEKQASINRAEGQATAIVALAQASAEALRQVGAAIREPGGEDAVNLKVAEQYVGAFAQLAKTNNSIIVPANLGDMSGLIATAMQVVKTQKPKGGVAIP